In Hyphomicrobium denitrificans ATCC 51888, the DNA window TCGACAACCGCATCGCGCGCAAGATCGATTTCCTCGTCGGCGTTGAGCAGCGCATGCGCCGTGACCCCAAAGGCTATCCGCGCACGCCGAATGACGAGCAGTCTGCCGACGTTGCCACGGCTGGCATGCGCTATGCCTGCGACATCAACCGATGGGACTTCGTAGGCTCGGGCGGCACGCATGATGGCCTCGTGCGGGGGATTGGTGTCTGCTTCGTCGGCATCAAGCAGGGCATGACCGGACCTGATCCCGAGATCAAATCCGTCCAGAGTGATCGCTTCTTCTACGACCCTCGCTCAAAGCGCCCAGACTTCGAAGATGCTCGCTACATGGGCCTGCATCTTTGGATGGACATTGACGACGCCAAGGAGAAATGGCCGGACAAGGCGCAACAGGCTTCAGCAGGTCATCGACAGTGTGGCGGCCGGCGGCATCCTCTCCCGTGTCGATCAGAACCAAGAGACTGCTTGGGCTGAGTTCGAAAGCCGCCGCGTTCGCGTCGTCGAGTTCTGGGAGAAGACACCGCGGGGGTGGACGTACTGCTACTTCGTCGGCGAAGTGATGCTCGACGGCGGAGTTTCGCCGTATCTCGATGACGAAGGAAAGCCGGATTGCCCGTACGCGGCATGGTCGCCGTATGTTGACGAGAGAGGCAACCGTTACGGCCCGATCCGCAGCATGAAGCCGATGCAGGACGAGGCGAACCATCGCCGGTCCAAGGCTCTGCACCTGTTCACGACCAAGCAGCTGCATTTCCGCAGAGGAACGCTCGAAGACGTCGATAAGACGCGATCGGAACTCGCGAAGCCCGACGGCATGATCGAGCACGACGGAGATTGGGGCAATGAGGTCGGCATTGTCGACCACTCGATGGACGTTGCTGGGCAGATGCAATTGCTCGAGCAGGCGCAGGCCTCGCTTGAAAACCTCGGGCCCAACCCTGGCCTGATCGGCAAGGGTGGCGGCGTCGCCGATCAGTCCGGCCGGGCGATCCTTGCTCAACGTGACTCGGGCATGACGGAACTGTCTCCCGTGTTCGAGCGCAACAGGGACTGGAAGCTCCGCGTCTATCGCAAGCTCTGGTCGCGCATCAAGCAGTCCTGGACCGCAGAGAAGTGGATCAGGATCACGGACGAGAACGACGCGCCGCAGTTCATCGGGCTCAACCAGTACAACATCGACCCTCAGACCGGGCAGGCGGTGAGCCAGAACGTCGTCGCCATGATCGATGTCGACATCATCATGGAAGAAGGCCCGGACGTTATCACGATGAACGAGGAATTGCTGCAGACGCTATCGCAGCTTGGTCCGAACGCGGTCCCGCCGAAGGTGCTGATCGAACTTTCTAACGCTCCGAATAAGGAACGTCTGTTCAAGATGATCGACGAAGCGACACAGCCGGACCCGGTTGTGCAGCAGATGCAGCAGCGTATGGCGCGGCTTGAACAGCTGGTACAGGCATCGACGGTCGACAAGAACGTGGCGCAAGCCGAGTATCAGAGGGCCCAGGCCGTTGCGGCGCTCGCGAAGGCGTTCACACCGCAACAGCAAAAGCCGATGATGGACGAGATGGGCAACACCATCCCGCAAGCACCGCCCGCGGCGCCGGACATGATGGCTGCGATGCAGGCGTTGAACATGTTCCCGCTGCAATATCGACAACCGACAATCGAGCAATACGCGGAGAACGCGTCACCGCCCCAGGCACCGGATAATCCAGACGATCAGCAGCAACCCGGGCAACCGTTGCCGCAACAGAACGCAGCCTTACCGCCTCCGTCAGGAATGCCGGGCGGATCACCCGTCAACCCACAAATCGCAGGGATGCAGTAATGGACGATGAACTTCTGAAGCTCGAATGCCTCAAGATGGCGCGGGAGACCGTCCATTACGGGGCTGACCTCACCACGGAAGCTCAGAGGCTATTCGATTTTCTCAAGGGTCGCGGCCAGACGGCCGAGCCCGATAACGAGCGTCCCTTCAAGGATTACAAGCCCGAGTAGGGTTGCGTTTCGTGCGTAAGACTCGCCGCCTCAAGCGGCGCTTCGCGACCATCCGCGCGTAATCGGATGAACCTCGCACCAGCCGGGCGACATCGGCTGCTTTCGTGACCAGCAACGATACTGCGGAGAGAGACAATGACGACTGAACAGTCGGCAGACGATACCCTTTTGAATGACGTGTTTTCGAGTGGCCGCGAGAGGGGGGCAGATACCGCCGCTCCCGCCGAGCCGGAAGCCAGGGCAGAAGAGCCAACAGCCGAACCGCAATCGAAAGAAGCGGCAGAGCCAGAGGCAAAGCCCGAAGCAACCGACGCGGAGCCCAAAGGATACCGCGATCCATCAACAGGGAGATTTGTCCCTCTCAAAGAGCTGACCTCAGAACGTGAAAAACGCCAGTCGGCGGAAAAAGCACGCGATGAAGAGGCTCGTCTGCGCAAGGATGCCGAAGACAACTGGCGCCGCACTCAGGCCCAGGTCGAAGAAATCCAGCGCAGAATTCAGGCGCAAGCCCAACCGCATCAACCGCCGCCCGATCCGAACCTCGATCCGGCCGGCGCCATGGCGTTCCAGCAGGAACAATTCCAACAGGCTCTCCTCAACCAGCGCTTGAACACCTCCGAGATGTTTGCCCGGAACAAGCACGGCGATCAGATCGTCGACGCCGCGTTTCAGGCAGCGCAGCAGGCCGGTGTTCTCAAATCCTTCGTCGGCAGCAGAGATTGCTACGGCGAGCTGGTGAAATGGCACCGTCATCAGCAGGTCTTGGCCCGAGTGGGTGAAGATCCTGACGCCTACGAGAAGACGCTTGAGGACAAGATCCGCGCCAAGGTGCTGGAAGAATTGAAGACCGGAAACCGGGCAGTGATGCCGGGACAGACGCCGCCCCCAGTACAGCAGTTCCCAGGCTCCCTCGCAGACGCGACCGGAACGGGATCGAACGCTGCTGTGCCCGTTAGCGACGAAGCCATCATGGGCAACGTTTTCGGTTCAAACCGAAAACGAAAGTAAGCCGCATCAGATGCGCTTCGTGATCCCCAACCCCTGATCACGAAAGATCATCCAACATGGCAACCACTCCGACCCTTTCCGGGCTCGAGCTTACCAAATGGCGCTCGAAGTTCATCACGGAGTACATCCGTGACACCGGCTTTGACACCTACATGGGCGATGCCGAAACCGACATCATCCACGTCGTGAACGATCTGAAGACGGACGGATACACGATCCGTATTCCTCTGATTGGCAAGCTTGGCGGCTCCGGCGTCACCGGCAATACCTCGTTGACCGGTAGCGAACAACCGCTTGATCAGTATTACCAGGACATCACCTGGGATTTCCGGCGACAGGCCGTGCTCACGACGAAGAAGGAGCGGGAAAAATCTGCCGTCGATTTCATGGCCCAGGCCCGTCCTTCGCTGAAGACTTGGTCAACCGAGAACGTCAAATACCGGCTGATCGAGTGCTTCCATAAAATGTCGGACGGTACGCCGTTCTCGGCAGCCGATGCGACCACCCGAAACGCTTTCTCTGCCAAGAACAAGGATCGCATCCTCTATGGCAGCACGCAGGCGAACTATTCGCCGACGCATGCGACCGGCCTGACCGCAATCGACAACACGGACGACAAGCTGTCGACCAAGGTCGGATCGCTGGCGCGCTTCATGGCCCGCCAGGCGCGTCCAATGATCCGGCCCTACAAGACCGGAACGCAGGGCCGGGAGTTCTACGTGATGTTCTGCCATCCGCTGGGCTTCCGCGATCTCAAAGCGGACCCGGTCATGCAGCAGGCCAATCGTGACGCGCGTCCTCGTGATGTGGACTCGAACCCGCTCTTCCAGGACGGCGACCTGATCTACGACGGCGTCATCTATCGTGAAATCCCTGAGTTCTATCAGGGCAAGGACACGGCGGACGCTCCGAACCCTGAGACGACGTTCTCGAACGGCACCATTCAGTGTGGTGTTTCGTTCCTGTGCGGCTCCCAGGCCATCGGCTTCGTCAACAAGCAGGCCGCGATCCCGACGACCCGTGCAGACGATGACTACGGCTTCCTGAAAGGCGTCGGCATCGAGTTTGCGGACGGCATCGACAAGCTGCGCTGGAACAACAACCCGCAGGGCATCAACAACGGCAAGGACGTTGGCATCGTCACCGTCTACCACGCGGCCGTGGCCTAAGGAGAACCCGAACAATGGCTATTTACGCAACCTCTCAGTCTCTTCCTGGCGGCAAGACCAAAGGTCCCGGCGCTTCTACGCAGGAAGTCGTCATCCCGTTTATCGTGGCTGTTTCGACGGCCATGATCGACAACGCCAACGATGAAGTTGGATTGGCTTGGGTGCCGAAAGGCTTCATGCCGACCGGCATCGTCTTCAACACGACCGATATGGACTCATCCACGGGCCTGTTGTGGGACGTTGGCGATGATGGTGACGAAGACCGTCTCATCGCGGCGTTTTCCGGGCAGGCCGCAGGCACGTCTCAGACGCTTAGAGATGTCGGGCTCCTCTACAAGTATACGGCCCGCACGCTGATCAAAGCCTACGTCAACACTGCTGCGACCACCGGTGTCGCGGGGACGCTGAAAGGCGTGCTCAAGGGCATCGTCGACGAAGACTACGACACGACCCCGCTGGTTGCGGCCTGATGAAACGAGAGCGGCGGGCAACTGCCGCTCTTTCTCTTTGAGGAGATCAGATGAAATTCAAATTTATCGGTAGCGAGCCGTCCGAGTTCATGGGGTTCCAGTGGTATCCCGGAACCGAGCATGACGTGACGGACGATCACGCAGTCCGGAAGCTTTCCAACAGCGTCCTGTTTGAGAAAGACGGAACGGAAGCGAATAAAGAGCCGAAGAAGCGCGGCGCCAAGCCCGCTCAACCCGTGAGCGACAATGGCGACGACGCGAACTGAGCTTGAGCTGGCGACAAACGTCCTGCTGCATTTCAACATCATCGCAGCGGAGGAGTCGCCGTCAGCCAGCGACAGCATGTACGTCATCGGCCGCTATCGCGACCTTTTCAACGAGATGACGTTGAACGACGAGACGTACTGGAACATCGGGCAGGTGCCGGCCGAAATCTTCGAGCCGCTCACCCAGATGGTCGCCCTGACGGTCGAGAAGGCGTTCGGGAAAGCTGCCGCCATGCCGCCTGCTGACTATGCCCGCAGCCTGGATGAAGGGATGCGCATCTTGCGGCGGAGGCTTCGCCGAACGGTCAATGTGCGCTCGGCCGAGATGCCAACCTATGCGGATGATTTCTGATGGGTATCGTTCCTCTCGCGCTTCCGTCCGGATCAAGCCAGGCCCGGTTCAATCAGGGTGGCGCGGCGCAGCTCATCAACTGCTATCTCTCTCCCATTGGCGAGGAGGGGAAGGTCAAGAACGCAATCTATTCCTCGGATGGGTTGCAAGGTTTCGCGCTTCTGCAAGGCGTGGCGGCAGGGCAGGGGTGCCGGGCCGGAAT includes these proteins:
- a CDS encoding DUF4043 family protein, encoding MATTPTLSGLELTKWRSKFITEYIRDTGFDTYMGDAETDIIHVVNDLKTDGYTIRIPLIGKLGGSGVTGNTSLTGSEQPLDQYYQDITWDFRRQAVLTTKKEREKSAVDFMAQARPSLKTWSTENVKYRLIECFHKMSDGTPFSAADATTRNAFSAKNKDRILYGSTQANYSPTHATGLTAIDNTDDKLSTKVGSLARFMARQARPMIRPYKTGTQGREFYVMFCHPLGFRDLKADPVMQQANRDARPRDVDSNPLFQDGDLIYDGVIYREIPEFYQGKDTADAPNPETTFSNGTIQCGVSFLCGSQAIGFVNKQAAIPTTRADDDYGFLKGVGIEFADGIDKLRWNNNPQGINNGKDVGIVTVYHAAVA